AAGGGTGTAACAGCGTATGAGTCTAGTAAGTCTGAAAGAAGCATCATTTTCTGATTTGTCCCTGCTGATCTGTGATGTTTACTTAACAATTGGTTATGAAACAGAAATTAATCGAACAAAGGATGCTGGCCCTTCACAAGGAAGTAATGGTGTTACTGGCATGGGAATTATGAAGATGATTGGCTTCATGAAGCCTTCAAAACTTGAGAGACTAGAGACTTCAGAAGTAAATTCTGACCAGCATAAGAAAGTTAAGGTCTGAATTATAGGATCAGTTCTATTATCATTTAAACAGATAgagcaaaaatattaaataggATTAATGCATCTGTTTGAAACATTTCAGCAAAGATTTTGTTTGCCAGTTCTTAAGCTGCTTGATTGATGAATCTAAATGGTGTATTCTGGGCCTAGTCATTCATGAAAGTTTGTggataaatttttttcttttatttcacaGATGCTATTTCCGTATGAAGATTTTGTGAAGTTCTTTCAGTATGAAGTTTTCAACATGTCTCCAAGAGGTCTTATAAATTGTGGAAACAGGtatttcttcaaaaattttccTGCTTTTCTTGTGCTTTTACATATCAATAGCTCTAGAAAAATTTTATAGATATAGGAAATTTACAGACTCTTAATGCAATAATGTACTGAAACAAATCTCATaggattttttattatttgtcaAGTATTTTCAAGATTTCTTTCATTTTACTGTGCAGTTGTTATGCCAATGCTGTATTGCAGTGTCTGACCTGCACAAAGCCTCTCCTTGTGTTTCTGCTTCAGAGATTGCATTCTAGAGCTTGTAAGTGATTGtacttttatttctttctcttcATTGCCATTTGAAACCTTTGCCTACGTCTTGTACACATGTATACATGCGTGAGTCTGCTTCATTTGTATATTTACTTGGATATGTGTCTAGATGTATGTAAGTGTGTGTatttttctttggattttgAATAACGATCTCACTAACCGTTAACTAATTACCAGCTTGTATCAGAGATTGGTGCCTCGTGTGTGAACTTGAGCAACATGTAATGATGTTAAGAGAAAGTGGAGATCCAATTTCTCCAAGCAGGATCCTATCACACATACGTGGTATCAATTGCCAGATTGGTGATGGAAGTCAAGAAGATGCTCATGAATTTTTGCGGTCAGTGATTGATGCTTGTTTAGCTTGGCTTGTCTCAGAATGAACTCATGTTTGAAGGAAAATACAAACAATCGTTCAAAATGTGTACTAACCTTACATCCTTCTTCATGGTATGTCTCTTTAATGCAGGCTTCTTATTGCGTCAATGCAATCGATATGCTTGGAAGGATTAGGCGGTGAGAATGTGGTTGATCCCAGATTGCAGGAAACAACTTTTGTACAACATACATTTGGTGGGCGCCTGAGATCAAAGGTCCTTATTTACTTCTATTTTCCATTAGAATCTTTCTCACTTTTGGATGCCATGCATCTTTGTTACTTCCTGTTGTTTTTAGTATTTGCAATAGTTGCTAAGTTTAACCTTCTTACTGTCAGGTGAAATGTTTAAGATGTCATCATGAGTCTGAGAGGTCAGAGAACATAATGGATCTGACACTGGAGATATTTGGTTGGGTGCAGTCTTTGGAAGATGCATTAACGCAATTTACAAGTCCAGAAGAACTTGATGGAGAAAATATGTATAGATGTGGCAGGTCTGTTGAATTTGTATTTCTGATTCACAACCTGGTTATAATGCTTCTGATGGTGATTCTACTGTTAAAAATTGAAGTGGTTGACTTGTGGTTCACTGGTGGTTAAAATTTTTCACCAAAACAGGTGCGCCGCCTATGTTCGAGCTCGAAAGCAATTGAGCATACAGGAGGCTCCAAATATACTAACTATTGTGTTGAAGAGATTTCAGGTacgctttttttattttattaagtCAATGCACTGTCATCTGGTGGAAATGGCTCACAGAAATGGATATTGTACCTGAATAGATTAGATCTGGACTTTTTGCACATTAAACTGGCGGTAGTCTTGACTTGTTCATTTATAGAAGGTAATCATGGGTATGACTTGAGCTGGtgacctcccttgaattggtcaCCAACTTTGATGGACTTCCAGGGCCGTTTAGCTCATGGCTTTGATGATTTTAAATCTGAAGCATTAGAAGGAATGAAATTACACTTGCAATGAAACCAGTACAAGGGTCGAGTCTGGCAAGCTAGTAACATTGTGGGCTCATAAGATGCTTAACATTAAGGAACTGTTCGCATTCAGATATCTTGGTTTTTGTTTACTTATCCTGGGATATGGTTACATATGTCCCTTTCCATCTAAATTGCTTTGTTTCTTAAGTTTTATTGGTCTAATTTTTATGATAATATTCAGGAAGGACGTTATGGGAAGATAAATAAATGTATCACTTTCCCGGATATGCTAGATATGGTCCCTTTTATGACTGGGACAGATGACATACCTCCACTTTACATGCTTTATGCTGTTGTTGTGCACCTGGATACACTAAATGCATCCTTTTCTGGGCACTATATCGCATATATCAAAGATCTGCAAGGAAATTGGTTCAGGATTGACGACACTGAGGTAAATCCCTATCATCTTAGTGTAATTATTATCAGCAGTATCGGATACAAttgactgatatgatgattggaTGATGCATTATGGAGCTGAAGTAGCTGCGATTTTGTTCTGCCGTCTGATTGGAAAATGACAAGTTTGAATTTTATACCCCTCTCCCTTCCTTTCTTGAGTAGTTGTAGAAAAAAGATTCCTTCTTCAGAATGCTTGCTAATAATTGCTTTAGGTGCTCCAAAATCCTAGGTTTACTGTGTAGCTATACCATTCAAATGCAGAATTGTTACTGCCAGACCTCGAATCTGTGTTAAAGAGAATAAAtgctgtttttcttcttttgtgctATACTTCTGCTTTTACTGGACAACTTTAGATCTTTTGGATCATTTAGAGGTCTCCACTCTGAAGTATCTGTCtttctttcatatttttattttttaaattattatctCAAACTTTTTGACTTCCATCTTAAATGTCTTCATTATTTTGTCACAGTCTTCTCATTGTCTCATGTATTCTTCATTTTATCATCTGAAATAGTTTCTGCACTTTGTCATGATCTTCTAATGATCTTATATGTGTTCTGTCCTCCATGTCATGCTAAAATGGCAGGTACAGCCTGTAGAAATGACTCAGGTGATGTCAGAAGGAGCATATATCTTATTTTACATGAGGTgatcattaaatttttttatttagcGTCTCCAAGTTATCTTAACCACCGTGTTAAGATGATATAAAAGATCTCGAAATGCTGTCTTTTTGAACCATATTTTTGGGAGACCAAATAATCCTTTGGATTTTGTTTCCTATCATAGGAAGCACAGATTTTATACCATCAAAAGAACAAGTAATATTTATCTGAAATGATGTAGATTGCCCTGTTAATGGCCAAtgtcaattttctttttcagtaATTTAATAACATTTGTGCATGAATGCCCACTGTGTATGACTTGGTGAAACTAGATTTCCTTGCGATGTTGCAATGTGGCAGCCGAAACTGGCTGAGCTCCTGGAGCAAACTTGCTTGCATTTCCTTATCGCAATGATGCGAActtagttttttgttttccaGTAGGTTCTACTCAACTAGTGTAGCTGTTTTTTGACTTTCTTCAATCAAGTGTTGCAAAGTCCTAATACTGTTTTGTTAGGTCATCCCCGCGGCCATATAGGGGCTGTACTAGAAAAATTACCCGCCAGCAAGCTGCTGGGATCCCAAGGCACTGGCCATCAAGAGCTCAGAAGTCCTCCAGACTAGAACAAAGCAGAGTGAGTCACCGTGTTGCTGACCCTTGCCCTCCTTCAGATCATAATTGGTGCATGAACTTTTCAAGTTACGCAACTGGTCTCAGGAGTGAGAGTGGGAATAGACATCCTGCTGAGACTTATGCTCAACCACTGAGCAGGGAGTTCTCAGATGCTACATCAAGTGATTGGTCCCTTTTCACAAGCTCAGATGAAGCATCTTTTACAACTGAGAGTACAAGGGACTCTTTCAGTACCGTGGACTATGCTGATGCAAGCAATATTGATCCATTCTCGTCAATATTTagcaacatatatccatcaggGTATCCACCTCAGAGGACTCTAGCATGTAATATGTTTCCAACCAGCATGATCCAAACTAGATTCTTTTCAGAGCAGAAGGGTTCTGTTGCGGAACACTATTTGCCACCTCAACCTCTGACGAGAGCTTTGAGTGGAAAGAGTTCAAGAAAGGTTGTGTGGCCTTCTGGAGCATTCCATAACGATACTCATGATGGCAGACATGTAGGATATGGGAATGATACCAGCAATGGACTTTCCCAAACTTCTGTAAATTGTAACATATAGAGTATTCTGGGAATTCAGACTCGATTTTTAGGGCAAACTAGCTAGGTACAAACTGTGCCTCACATTTTTGGCTTCTAGTATTTTAATTGATGGGGCACATTAGTTTATAGGTTAAATGTCAAGAGAATGAATTCCTGTTGTATTTAAGTTTACAGTTGAAAAGCATAAGATTTCTCATCTTTATCTGTCCATACTGCTGAGCTGCAGTGAATAGTCAAATGTTCCATATATAAAGCTTTAAGGCCATTTTGTTCCTCTTGGCTTACTGTAATGAACTGGTGAAGCCTTTTGAGTCAAAATTCTTCATATAGAGAAGCCAGGCTTTGATTAGACTGTTGGTGCAACTATATGCATTGTgatcttcttttgttttctcatgCTTTTTGTGGATTAGATATTACTCCACTATTTTACTGCAAATTTCTAGCTGGAATACTGCGGCGTGGAATCTGCTGCCCTCGTTAATTAGTCACGGTGAGATGCTGACATGATGATAAAGAATGACCGTTGGAAGCATTTTCTTGAGAAGTTGCATAGTAACTGCGCATGACAATCCAGAAGCCCACTGCAAAAGACTAGCCACGAAGGTTTCCTGCCGAGTCTCGAAGAAAATACTTGTTGGATTTTGTAGTTTATTGACGACAATTATGGCGGATAAAAAGGTTAGGTGCTGTTAGCAGCCGGCAGCCTCATCTGTGGACGGTGACAAGAAGAATTCATGCATGGTTCTCAAGAGACTAGCTAGAGAGCAAATTAAGGCCATGCACAATCAATTTCGTCACTGGAAAATCCATCTCGGTCCGAAGATTATCAATTACTCAAGGCAACAACAGAATGATCGGTCATAAACTACAACCTAACAGATGCAGGATAAAAGTACACAACTTCTCTTGCTTAGCTTCGAGGTAGACTTCTTAAAGTCGCaatattttttctctttcaaaaaATGAAGGACAGAGCCGCCACATGTTCTAGTTAAGCAGAAGAAAATTAAGACGCGCTTTTTTACCTTTCAAGTTTCAACAAAGGGATGGACTGTTGACTGTTGCCGCGGATCGAGGGGACTAGTAAACGAGGGAGAAAGTGAAACCGTTGATCTTACAGTGCTCTTCAGTCTTCTCTAGTCACTCCGGCACCTTGCGTTGGTAGTTGACGCTTGAGTTTGACACACCATTTCCTCTTCCTGTGGTTAAAAATGATTGGTGGTCACGTCACTTTCACTTTGGTTGTACAACCTAAATACATACGTATATACggatatatatatttatacatatgTACACATATGCTTAGATTTCATCCTCAACGGAACGGGACTTGGTTGTACATTAATTTCTCGACAT
Above is a genomic segment from Coffea eugenioides isolate CCC68of chromosome 5, Ceug_1.0, whole genome shotgun sequence containing:
- the LOC113772135 gene encoding ubiquitin carboxyl-terminal hydrolase 15-like; the encoded protein is MLEPRETDIPALFLVFVVLPLVTYILLGKWSESTKKKERVSLLTQQAAEESLRVEAMTATTVAPVLCLPNNSTHQCARCFGQSTTRCKRCKSVWYCSGKCQIIHWREVHKHECQELDSNCSISSPKLTLANEFPGGVSLDGSVDFQSFEYNNNQPMLEETPSENTSCSPLLPVAVTACAEVDTSGTPLTERRSVDKRPSCKSNRETSNNGLEHLPDCSDRANPNGVSCSPLSCNMPVKEASMGHKSRESDSLLDHDVSIPMGVSYGNANARSSQEEHHMIRRQSKHISDMRNNYATSNSSNNETSLCNTPYSMNGENLQKKETTSHDEVAEACCSTQRATNKRSNKARSASQSPKLHKSPKSVIKASREQTCSDLDLKGVTAYESKINRTKDAGPSQGSNGVTGMGIMKMIGFMKPSKLERLETSEVNSDQHKKVKMLFPYEDFVKFFQYEVFNMSPRGLINCGNSCYANAVLQCLTCTKPLLVFLLQRLHSRASCIRDWCLVCELEQHVMMLRESGDPISPSRILSHIRGINCQIGDGSQEDAHEFLRLLIASMQSICLEGLGGENVVDPRLQETTFVQHTFGGRLRSKVKCLRCHHESERSENIMDLTLEIFGWVQSLEDALTQFTSPEELDGENMYRCGRCAAYVRARKQLSIQEAPNILTIVLKRFQEGRYGKINKCITFPDMLDMVPFMTGTDDIPPLYMLYAVVVHLDTLNASFSGHYIAYIKDLQGNWFRIDDTEVQPVEMTQVMSEGAYILFYMRSSPRPYRGCTRKITRQQAAGIPRHWPSRAQKSSRLEQSRVSHRVADPCPPSDHNWCMNFSSYATGLRSESGNRHPAETYAQPLSREFSDATSSDWSLFTSSDEASFTTESTRDSFSTVDYADASNIDPFSSIFSNIYPSGYPPQRTLACNMFPTSMIQTRFFSEQKGSVAEHYLPPQPLTRALSGKSSRKVVWPSGAFHNDTHDGRHVGYGNDTSNGLSQTSVNCNI